Proteins encoded within one genomic window of Hevea brasiliensis isolate MT/VB/25A 57/8 chromosome 8, ASM3005281v1, whole genome shotgun sequence:
- the LOC110668074 gene encoding peroxidase 4 produces MAFSSFFKPIVTSCLLIFLLAIGLTIANAQLSTNFYSKSCPNLFSAVKPVVQSAINNEKRMGASLVRLFFHDCFVNGCDGSVLLDDTSSFTGEKTANPNRNSARGFDVIDNIKSAVEKACPGVVSCADIVAIAARDSAVILGGPSWDVKLGRRDARTTSLSAANNGIPPPTSNLNQLISRFSALGLSTRDLVALTGSHTIGQARCTSFRTRIYNETNIDSSFARTRRSNCPSTSGTGDNNLAPLDLQTPTSFDNNYFKNLLNQRGLLHSDQQLFNGGSTDSIVRTYSNGQSTFFSDFVAGMIKMGDISPLTGSQGEIRKNCRRAN; encoded by the exons AtggctttttcttcatttttcaagcCTATTGTAACTTCTTGTCTCCTTATTTTCCTTTTGGCCATAGGACTCACCATTGCCAATGCTCAACTTTCAACAAACTTCTACTCCAAATCTTGCCctaacctcttttctgctgtgaaACCTGTTGTTCAATCTGCCATTAATAACGAAAAACGAATGGGTGCATCCCTCGTTCGCTTGTTCTTCCATGATTGCTTTGTTAAT GGATGTGATGGTTCAGTTCTACTTGACGACACATCTTCTTTCACCGGAGAGAAAACTGCAAATCCAAACAGGAATTCAGCTAGAGGATTTGATGTGATAGACAACATAAAATCTGCAGTTGAGAAAGCTTGTCCTGGAGTGGTCTCATGTGCTGATATTGTAGCCATTGCTGCTAGAGACTCTGCTGTCATT CTTGGAGGTCCAAGTTGGGATGTTAAACTTGGAAGAAGAGATGCTAGAACTACAAGCCTTTCTGCTGCCAATAATGGCATTCCTCCTCCAACTTCAAACCTCAACCAACTCATCTCAAGATTCAGTGCTCTTGGCCTTTCAACCAGAGACCTGGTTGCTTTAACTG GATCCCACACAATTGGACAAGCAAGGTGCACATCATTTAGGACACGAATATACAATGAGACCAACATAGATAGTTCCTTTGCTCGGACAAGGAGGTCAAACTGCCCAAGCACAAGTGGGACAGGGGACAACAACTTGGCACCACTTGATTTGCAGACTCCTACATCTTTTGACAACAACTACTTCAAGAACTTACTTAACCAGAGGGGCCTCCTCCATTCTGATCAGCAATTGTTCAATGGTGGATCCACTGATTCAATAGTTCGCACCTACAGCAATGGCCAAAGCACCTTCTTCTCTGATTTTGTTGCTGGCATGATCAAGATGGGAGATATCAGCCCACTTACTGGATCACAAGGAGAGATCAGAAAGAACTGTAGGAGGGCGAATTAA